The following proteins come from a genomic window of Mammaliicoccus sp. Marseille-Q6498:
- a CDS encoding CBS domain-containing protein, translating to MYLTNIMIPREKCYIAHPKDLINSALDKLEHHGIDGLPVVADGKYLGMVTRYNIFRHYFFKKENISRDEFIANTLIEEILTLDLHSLNENQVVEESLLNLQDFPIIAVVNDDKEFQGIVTRYDVMEQFKSAFGKKKKGVRIAVTSADATGRIKRLSSIIGKFKLNTISFVTFDETDKMYRRMIIKVEKDKNINKFIKHLSKNGFKILDVYEDK from the coding sequence ATGTATTTAACAAATATAATGATACCAAGAGAGAAGTGTTATATCGCACATCCAAAAGATTTAATAAACTCAGCTCTTGATAAACTAGAACATCATGGGATTGACGGTTTACCGGTAGTTGCTGACGGGAAATATCTTGGAATGGTTACAAGATACAACATATTTAGACACTATTTCTTTAAAAAAGAAAATATTTCAAGAGATGAATTTATAGCAAATACTCTAATCGAAGAAATTCTAACTTTAGACTTACATTCATTGAATGAAAATCAAGTAGTTGAAGAATCATTATTGAATTTGCAAGACTTTCCAATCATTGCTGTAGTAAATGATGATAAAGAATTTCAAGGTATTGTTACAAGATACGACGTTATGGAACAATTCAAATCAGCATTCGGCAAGAAGAAAAAAGGGGTAAGAATTGCAGTTACTTCAGCTGATGCTACAGGTAGAATTAAACGTTTATCAAGTATTATCGGTAAATTCAAGCTAAACACGATTTCATTCGTAACATTTGATGAAACTGATAAAATGTATCGACGAATGATTATAAAAGTAGAAAAAGATAAAAATATTAACAAATTTATTAAACACTTATCTAAAAATGGATTTAAAATTTTAGATGTATATGAAGATAAGTAA
- a CDS encoding YpdA family putative bacillithiol disulfide reductase, protein MQEFESLIIGGGPCGLSAAIEQKRKGINAVVIEKGNVVEAIYNYPTHQTFFSSSDKLGIGDVPFIVEDLKPKRNQALVYYREVVKHHQLDVRTFEEVLTVKKVDNRFLVSTTKQTYKVRFLTIATGYYGQPNQLEVEGQELSKVMHYFKEAHPYFNQDVVIIGGKNSAVDAAIELEKAGANVTVLYRGSEYSQSIKPWILPNFESLANHEKIKMHFNSKVEHIDEHTLTFSKEGKSYTIKNDFVFAMIGYHPDYKFLESCGVETITNEFGTAPSYNKDTMESNVENLYIAGVIAAGNDANTIFIENGKFHGGTIAQDIERKKQTPLES, encoded by the coding sequence ATGCAGGAATTTGAAAGTCTAATAATTGGTGGCGGTCCTTGTGGTTTAAGTGCTGCGATTGAACAGAAAAGAAAAGGTATAAACGCGGTCGTTATAGAAAAAGGTAATGTCGTAGAAGCTATTTATAACTATCCAACTCATCAAACATTCTTTTCATCTAGTGATAAACTAGGAATTGGTGATGTACCTTTTATCGTTGAAGATTTAAAACCTAAAAGAAACCAAGCGCTCGTTTATTATAGAGAAGTCGTTAAACATCATCAACTTGATGTCAGAACTTTTGAAGAGGTACTAACTGTTAAGAAAGTTGATAACAGATTTTTAGTATCTACAACTAAACAAACATATAAAGTGAGATTTTTAACAATTGCAACTGGATATTATGGTCAACCGAACCAGTTGGAAGTAGAAGGCCAAGAACTAAGTAAAGTGATGCATTATTTCAAAGAAGCACATCCATATTTCAATCAAGATGTTGTTATTATCGGTGGTAAAAATTCAGCAGTAGATGCTGCCATTGAACTTGAAAAAGCAGGCGCTAATGTTACAGTATTATATCGCGGATCTGAATACTCTCAAAGTATTAAACCATGGATACTACCAAACTTTGAATCATTAGCAAACCATGAAAAAATAAAAATGCATTTCAACAGTAAAGTAGAGCACATTGACGAACATACGTTAACTTTCTCTAAAGAAGGCAAATCATACACAATCAAAAATGATTTTGTATTTGCTATGATTGGATATCATCCTGATTATAAATTTTTAGAGTCTTGCGGAGTAGAAACAATTACGAATGAATTTGGAACTGCACCATCATATAATAAAGATACTATGGAATCAAATGTTGAGAATTTATATATAGCAGGTGTCATTGCTGCTGGAAATGATGCGAATACAATATTCATTGAAAACGGTAAATTCCACGGTGGTACAATAGCACAAGATATAGAACGTAAAAAACAAACGCCACTTGAATCATAA